The Priestia koreensis genomic interval GGCTATACGACAGCAGATTTAAGTCAAATTTTCTTTGTTCATCAACAAAAATATGTTAATAAGAGCATGTTAGAGATGTTTAATTTACCAACAGATCTTTCGCCTCTTGACTATATAGATGATATGGGTCATGTGTCAGGATGCGATGTATTTATTTGTCTAAAAAAAGCACTTAATGATGGAAAAATACAAAAGGGAGATATAATGTCTTTTGCCGTTATGGGGTTAATGGATTTTCATGGATGGGTTATTCGTTACTAAAGAAATGAGGAAATAATATGATTGAAAATACAATTGGTATAAGGGCTGTCGGTAGCTTTATTCCTAAAACCACAAAAAAAATGGTATCTCCTAGTGGAGACCATGTGTCTATTAGAGTGGCTACAAAACATGAAACGCCTTACAAAATGGGAGCGGATTCAATACTAGATATGGTGAAAAAGGCAGAAGTCCTGCTAGAAGAATTAGAAGGACAATACTTTTTCTTTAATGAAGAATCTTACGGAGATTATCTGTTTCAAATGCACGGAAGACAAATTATGGATATTGTAGGGGTTAATCGAATTACTTCTTTTAACTTATTACAAGGAGGTAGTTCTTCATTAATGTTAGTTAAACTATTAATGAATCACCTCATTGCTAATACTAATGTGCGTTTTGGTATTGTGGGTTCACCCCAATCATGGGAATACCATAGTCAAAACCGACAGCTTGGCAATGCAATATTGGGAGATGGAGCTGCCAGTCTTATTTTAGAAAAAGGCTATCAAAGAAATCGAATTCTCTCTATTGCTACTAAAACCTTAGGGAAATATCATGATGTCCTCTTTAATGAGGTAGGAGGATGGAAGAGTCCTATTGCCGATGGCCCATGTAAAGAAGGTAAATTTATATATAAAATTCAAAACCTTCCTCATTATAAGGAAGTTGAAGAGAGTAACTTTCTTATACTTCAAAACGTAATGGGTGAAGCTCTTCAAAAAGCTCATTTATCCTTTAGCGACATTTCCTTATTTGCTATTCATAGCCCAACTAGATTGCATCACGATCGGTTTGCAAAGCACTTTGAAATATCAGAGGAAATGATTATTGATAGTGCAGAAGAATACGGCTTTATGTGCTCCGCCGGTATCCTGTTATCTATTGGTACAATATTAGAAAATAAAGATTTAAAAATAGGTACTAAAGTGATGGTAAGTTCTTTTGGGGTTGATGGTAACTGGGCTGTAATGATAATAGAAATTTAACTAAGGAGATGGAAAGAAGTTGAGTCAAAGTATTGGAATTTCTGGAATAGGTGTCTCATTACCTGAAAACTTAGTTAGTACTTGGGATGTATTGGCGCCTGCTGCTAAAATTAGAGAAACTTTAAAAGAACGGTTAGGTTGCAATTATGTCCCGTTAGCTACTTCTGAAGAGAATCCAATGTTATTTTCTTTAAAAGCAGCTAAAGAGGCGATGAATGAAGCGTCAGTCATTCCGGAAGAAGTAGATTTTATAATTGCAAATAGTCTTTCAAATGATTATGAAAAGTGGCAAAGTTCCGCGTTTCTAGCCTATGAACTAGGGTGTATAAACGCTAGCACAATTGATGTGTATGGAGGATGTAATACAACCGGCGCTGCTTATCATATGGCAATTGATATGATAAAAGCGGATGAAGAAATTAACACAGTTTTAATTGCCTTAACGGAACATTTAGGTGGAGGAACTTTCCCTCAGTTTATTGGAGATGGAGCTTGTGCGTTAGTTATTCAGCGAGGCTCTACTAATCTTGTTTCATTGGAATACGTCAATTTAAATGAAACAATGCCTAGTTTAGGGGTTATGAAAGAAGGCGGAGTAATCATGCCTTTTTCAAAAGATACGTCTTTTGATGGTGGCTGGGAAGACCAAGTTGATTTTAATGTTGAAAAATACAAAACTGAATTAAAACCAATCTTCTCTCAAATATCAACAAAGCCTATTCTAGAACTTTGTAAAAAGTTTGGAATTTCAGTTCATGAACTAGATATGTTATTTATTGTTCATCAACAGGCACATTATCATTTATCAATTGCTAATTTATTAGGAATTAAACCTAGCAAAGTGCCCATTCAATATATTGAAAACCTAGGGCATATTAGTGGGTTTGATATCTTCATTTCTCTGAAGTTAGCTATTCAGGATGGATTAGTCAAAAAAGGGGATCTGTTAGGAATGATGGCGATGGGATTAGGAGAATGGCATGCTTTTCTCTTGCGTTATTAGTCTCGTATTGGTCTAAAAGGGAGTGTCAGTTATGGAAGATGTAGTTGGTGTTTTAGGTGTATCCGTATATTTACCACCACGAAAAGACATTAGCGACTTAGTAAACACAGGGCAATTATCTTCGGAAAAATTTAATAGAATAGGCGTTTTATCAGTGCCTGTATCAGTAAACGAAATAGGTAGTGATCTTGCTATTAAAGCAGGAAAAGAGGTGTTGTACAAAACGAACATCTCTCCAGATGAGATTGATATTTTAGTGTATGTGGGAAGCGCAATGCCCGATTATCAAGTTTGGCTTCCATCTGCAAGAGTTTGCAACGAATTAAATATAAAAAATGCGTTTGGTTTTGATTTAAACATGGGCTGCGGAAGCTATCAGGCCGCTATAAAATTTATATCAGAAGCCCTTAAGAATAATGAAAAGTGGAAAACCGCGTTGCTGGTCTCAGGAGACAATTTTGACCATTTAACTACAAATAGAGAAACAAACGAGGTCATAATGGGTGACGCTGGTGCTGCGATAATTTTACAGAAGGGATATAAGCACAATGTATTTTTTGGTTATGAAGCCATTACTAGAGGTTATTACCATGATTTAACTTTCTATACAGGATTTACTCCTGCAGCTACAAAGTTTGTAGAAGATAATCCTAAAGTAAAACCAAACCTATGGACTTTTGCACGAAGTGAGAAAATGAATGATTTATTAAAAGAAAATGTACCTAACTATATTAATATGGCAAACCGTGTATTGAAAGATCAAGGTCTTACTATACAAGACATTTCTTATGTCATTGTGCCAACTGGTAGGTTGGATCTTATGAAAAAAATTGTAGATGAATTAGGTTTTCCTAGAGAAAAAACAAATATCCAATTCTTATCTGATTTAGGAGATTGTGCATCTTCTTCATTTGCCATAGATGTAAATAACATTCTTGAACATTTTAAGCCCCATCCTGGTGAATATACCTTATGCATAGGAGCAGGTCTTGGTATATCATGGATGGCTTCAATTATTAAACATTAAAAAAAGGACGTGCAATATGAGTAAACCTAAACATTCAGCAAAAATTATTGGAACAGGGGCCTATGTACCAAACAAAGTATTAACAAACTTCGATTTGGAGAAGTTAATGGACACAAGTGATGAGTGGATACAAGAAAAATACGGTATTAAAGAGCGTCGTATTGTCTCAGAATCTGATGAGCAAAACATCTCAGATTTGTCATATAAATCCGCTGTAAAAGCTTTAGAGTCAGCAAATTTGAAACCAGAAGATTTAGACCTTATTATTATCGCTTCTATACATTCAGATATAAAGAGTCCTGCAACTGCTTGTATATTGCAGGGGATGCTGGGGGCTAAGAATGCGGTAGCATTTGATATGAATATTGGAGGGTGTCCTAACGCAGTATTTGCTATGACCACAGCATTAAATTTCTTAGATGGAGAGCGCTTTAAAAGAGCCCTTGTAATCTGTACAGAAATATATTCGCGATTTATAGATTGGTCATATCGTAACACGGCTTGCTTCCTTGGTGATGGATCTGGAGCGGTTATTTTAGAATCCTGTGATAAAGAGGAAGGCGTACTAGCTTATAACCTATATACAGACGGAACAAAGCATAACAAAGCGTGGTGGCCAGGCGGAGGAACGAAGCTAGTACCTGAAAATGAGCAAACTCCCCATATTGAAGGAAGAGACGTGTGGGAGTTCGGAAATACAGCTACTCCGAATGTTATAGTGGAAACTGTTTCAGATGCAGGTTTAGAGATGGAAGAAGTGGACTTTGTTATTTTTCATCAAGCAAACGTTAACATTATTAATAATGTTATGGATTTAATAGGTTTACCACATGAAAAGACATATATGAACAACTATAAATATGGGAATACAGGCGGTGCCTCCTCGCTGATCGCTCTTGATGAAGCCATTAGCTTAGGAAAAATAGTACGTGGCGATAAACTAGCAATTTGCTCTTATGGAGCAGGGTTAGCATGGGGATCGATGGTAATGAACTACTAAACCTTAATATGTATAAGAGGAGTTAACCATTATGATAAAAATAAATCAACTTTCCAAAAACTTCAATAATGGAAAAGGCATATTTGATCTTTCATTTGAGGTGAAGAAAGGAGAAGTTTTCGGATTTCTTGGTCCAAATGGTGCAGGTAAGTCTACTACAATTAGGAATTTAATAGGTTTTACGAAGCCTACTTCTGGAGAAGCATTTATAGGGGGATTTAACTGTTGGACAGAGTCTGATAGGATTCAAAAAATAACAGGTTATCTTCCAGGAGAAATCGCCTTTATAGATAATATGAATGGTCTTCAATTCTTAAAATTAATTGGAGATATGAAAGGTATTAAAGATACGATGAAGAGAGACGAATTAATTCGTCGATTACAATTTGATGTTAAGACACCTATTAGAAAAATGTCTAAAGGTATGAAACAAAAAGTAGGAATAGTAGCTGCTTTTATGCATCAACCAGAGGTACTAATTTTAGATGAACCTACATCAGGACTTGATCCTCTCATGCAGCAAATTTTTATTGAACTTGTATTAGAAGAAAAGAGAAAAGGAACAACTATACTAATGTCCTCACACATGTTTCAAGAAGTAGAGAAAACGTGTGACAGAGTGGCCATAATAAAAGATGGTAAATTAGTTAGTATAGAAAACGTACATGACCTTAGAACTCACCAGAGAAAAGTTATAGAAGTCACTGCTGATTCTCAAGAAAGTATTGCTTTCCTTAGAAAATCAAATCTTCTTATTGAAAATATTAGCGATTTGACTGCATCCATTGTAGTTCAAGGAGACTATAATAATTTCATTCAAATTCTGTCTTGTATAGGAGTTATGAATATTCAGGTAAGAAATATGGATTTAGAAGATTTATTTATGCATTACTATAACCCTACTAAGCTAGCATCTACATTTAATAAGAAGGAGTTAATTGCGAAATGAATTTTCATCTCTTAAAGGCGAATATAAAGTCTCAATCTAAAAATCTTTCTACTTATGCATTGGGTTCATTAATGTATCTCTGGATACTAATATGGGTATTTCCTTCTATTGTCTCAACTAAAGGAATTAATGAGCTTATTAATTCCTTACCTGACAATTTCCTTCAAGCCACTGGTTTAGAAGGAGGAATAACAGAGCTTAACAGCTATTTGGCAGGAGAATATTATGGATTAATTTTCCTCCTTTTATTAACTATATTTAGCATTGTAGTTTCCACGCAGTTAGTAGCACAGCTTGTTGATCGAGGAGCTATGGCATATCTTCTCACCACTCCATCTTCAAGGGTAAGAGTAGTAACAACACAAGCCGTTACTCTAATTATAGGATTAGTTACTGTAGTTCTCTTTAATTACGTAGGTGGAATAGTTGGCGCAAGTCTATTTCTGGAGAAGCATCAAATTAATACATCTGTATTTCTAAAAATTAACATCATGGGAGGGATGCTATTTCTTTTGGTGTGTGCATATTCATTCTTCTTTTCATGTGTGCTTAATGATGAAAAATATGCAATGGGAGCCTCCGCTGGTTTAACTTTATTTTTCTATGGGCTAGATATGTTCGGGAAATTAAGTGAGGATTTAGAATGGCTAAGAAATATCTCTATTTTTGGTTTATTTAGGCCCCAAGAAATAGTAGCTGGAAAGTATGAAATTGGAACGTCATCTATTCTACTTTTGCTTGCATCTCTTGTCACATTTATCTTGTCTATTGTGTTATTTAAAAAACGTGATCTACCTTTGTAAAAAAAATATATATAAAAGGAGTAAAGAGTATGAAATATTCTATTTTCTCACTTGCTGATCATTATGAAGATAGCTCCATACATTTACAATCACACTACAAACAAGTGCAAGAACAAATTGAATTAGCAGACCAATTGAATTATAACACGTTTTGGCTTGCGGAGCATCATTTTCAAAATGTACATGGAAGTATTATGTCACCTGCTGTATTTCTATCGTCCGTTTCTAAAACTACTCATAATATAGGACTGGGTACCGCTGTTTCAGTACTTCCCTTGCATAACCCTATTCGGGTAGCAGAAGACTTTGCGATGCTAGATCTTCTTTCTGGAGGAAGAATGAGATTTGCTGTAGGTAGTGGATATCTACAGCATGAATTTAAAGGGTTTGGTGTGGAGTTTAGCGATCGGATATCTATGCTCAATGAAGGCATGGATTTAATTCTACAATTATGGACGGAAGAACAGGTGGATTTTATAGGGGAATATTATAAGTTTAGTGGATCGTTAAATGCCAGACCAACAAGAAATATGAAAAAACCTCTTGTAGCTACAGTTCGTAAAGAAGCGGTGGAAGCCATGGGAAAGAAAGGAATGCCTATTTTTATCTCTTCCCTTTCTGTAAAAAAATTTGAACAGGTAAAAACGATGGTTGAAACTTATCGTGAATTTTATCAACAGAATCATCATTCTGACAAAAATCATGATATTTCTTATTGCCTAAACATCGTGCTTGACCATGATGAACACGTAGCAAAACAGATGGGATTTAAAGCCCTACAGAAGCTATTCGATTATAGAGAAGTAAAGCGGACACCAGAAAATTTTATGGAATCAGGCCTTTGTTTTTTCGGAACACCACAACAAGCGGTTAAATTAATTTCTTCTTACGAAAAAAGTGGGATTACTGAATTAGTTCTATCAGTATCATTTGGAAATATCACACATCAAGCAGCATGTAATACCATGAATTTATTTTCGAAAGAGGTAGTACCTTTATTAGAAATTGAACAGCTCTCATTACAATCATAATTATTAATGTGGAATTTAATAAAGGGAGATTTTTTATGAGGAAGAAAAACGTCATTCAGAATGTTGGCATATTAGCAACAGGGAAATATTTGCCCACACGTGTCATGACAAATAAAGAGTGGGAAAACATAGTAGATACTTCAGATGATTGGATCGTAAATAAGTTAGGAATACATGAGCGCAGGATTGCAGCAAGTGAAGATGTAACGTCTGATCTAGGCGTAAGGGCTATACAGGATGCTGTTAGAAGAGCGGGAATTTCACTTGATGAAATTGATCTTCTAATATCTGGTTCAAATACGCCAGATCATCAAAGTCCACAATTAGCTACAATGATTATGAAAAAGCTTGGGATGAGAAATACTCCTGGTTTTGATGTTCGGTCAGGTGGATGCTCAAGTGGTGTTTTTTCTCTGGAAGTGGGAGCTAAATTTATAAGGGATGGAACTTATAGAACAGTAGCAGTAGTAATACCTGAAATTAATTCTAGAGTAGTGTCTTGGAAGGACCGATCAACTTGTGTAATTTTAGGGGATGGAGCTGGGTGTTACATATTGAGAGCCACAAAGGATCATACCGGTATTCTGCACACCGAGCTAGGAAGTGAACCGTCAGGGTATTTTTCTGCGTATGTGCCAGCGGGAGGGAATGCACTACCTCTCACTAAGGAAAATGTGGAAGATGGCTTGCAATATTTCCACATGACAGGCCCTGACATTTATAAGTTTGGAACAGAAATTATTCCTAAATTAGCTTTAAGTTTAACGAATAGCATCAACACCTCTTTGGAAGATGTTGATTTATTCCTCACCCATCAAGCCAATATGAACATTATAAAAAAAGGATTAGATGATCTAGGTGTACCTTTTGAAAAAGCCCTAATAAACGTTGATCGCTATGGAAATATGGCGGGGGCTAATTTACCAGTTGCACTAACAGAAGCAATAGATGCTGGTATATTAACGCCAGGGAAATTAATTTATTTAATAGTGTTCGGGGCTGGTTTATCCTACGGAAGTATGGCTATACGTTGGTGCAGTCCAGAAGACTTTATTTAAAGAGGTGTTTTTTTTGAAACATGTTGGAATCTCAAGTATTGCCACATATATACCTACTAATAAATACAGCACACATAATTTGGTAAAAAAAGGTTTTATGCAAGAAAGAGTCTATAATAAAATTGGTGTAAAAGAAGTTCCTATAGGAGAAGAACAAGAAACACCTACCGAAATGGCTATTAAAGCTGGTCGGAAATTACTATTGCAAGAAAATGTTGATTTTCAGGAGATTAATTTACTTGTTTACGTAGGAGCAACTCCTCCAGATTTCCTTTTATGGTCTGCAGCAGCTAAGATAACACATGAATTAAATCTGAAAAATTGCTTTAGTTTTGAAATTCAGCTTGGCTGTGGTGGATTACAGGCAGCTTTTCAAGCTATTAAAGCAATGATGTTAAGTAATGACAAATGGACTAAAGCTCTAGTTGTAACAGCTGACAAGTGGGGACCTTATACGAAGGAACGATCAGGAGCCGGATTAATTTTTGGAGATTCAGCAGCGGCAGCTCTACTAGAGAAAGGAAACAATGTTTTAAATCGCTTCATTTGTTTTCATGGTCACACAGACGGTCAATTCCACTCTCTTGGACATCTATCAAGTGGAACCACTTATACAAAACGTTTAATGAATCAATATCCTGATTTAGTAGAAAATCAATATTCAATTATAGATGGAAGTACAATACCACTTCTTAATGAGGTAAATGTTGCAAACTATAAAAAAGTAGCAACTCAAGTACTATCAGATAGTAAGTGGGAATTAGAAGACGTAAGCTGTATAATTCTTCCATCAGGTAGAAGAGATTTAATGGAAAGAATTATACAAGAACTTTCTTTGAGTGTTGAAAAAACCAATATGCCTTTTTTAGCTCAACAAGGTGATCTTGGTGCACCTGGATTACTCGTTGATTTAGAGAATATACTGAACTGTCACAATTTGAAAAAAGGGGATAAAATTTTAATTTTATCTGCTGGTGTAGGAATTACTTGGATGGCCTTGACTCTTCAAGTATAAATATTTGTATATCTAACTAACTTTTCATTGAAAATTATAGGTATGGCTAACAAGAAAAGCTTCGATTATTATCGAAGCTCTTCTTAATTATCTTTTAAAAATTTTAATCAATTGCTGAATGTTTAGTTTATTTTTACGAAAGTTAGTTTTATTATTAATAAAGATATACATGCATATAGTTTACAAAACACTTTTAAAGATTTACGGCTAGTATTGTATTATCACATGCTGAATTAAAGGTAGGGAGGGCGCTGATGCCAAAAGTTCAAGCAAACGGTATCTTTATTAATTATGAAGTTAGAGGAGAAGGAGAACCTTTATTATTATTACATGGCTTAGGAGCTAGCTGGAAAATGTGGGTGCCTCAAATTGACTATTTATCTCGCTACTTTAAGTTAATTATGATAGATATGCGTGGCCATGGGCAAACTTCTAAATATTTTCCAAATAACAAGTATAATACACTCTTGCTCGCAGAAGATATTAAGTTTTTTTTGGATGCTCTTGGTATTAAGAAAGTAAACATGCTCGGAGTCTCGCAAGGGGCAGTAGTTGCACAATTGTTTGCTATTAAAAATAGTAGCTATATTAAAAAGCTAATTTTATCAAACAGTTATAGTGAAATTCCTACTAAGTTATCTAAGTGGGTTTTAGGAGCTTCTAATCTTGTTATACAAGCTCTTCCATATAACACTGTTGTAGAACTAATGTTAAAAGTTTATAAAAACGATGAATATACAAAAAAAATATTAAGAAACTCGTTTAGCTTTGATAAGAAAATGTTATTGTCTGCTAAAAAATCTACTTTTCCTACTCACACGAGCGAGTTAACTCATATAAGCTGTTCGACACTTGTTATGGGAGGAAATCAGAAAGTAATGGGAGTAGACGAGAAAAAAGCATCACAAATTATTTTTAATCAAATTCCAAACGCAACTTTGGCTTTATTTTCTGATGCCTTTGATCCTTTAAGTACGATGAAAAAAGATATATTTAACGAGATGGTAATGTGTTTTATAACGGATAATGACTTTAAGAGCTATCCAAATGTGCAGTTCTTCTATCACTAAGCTTTGTTTCTGGTATTTTTCTAACATTATAGACTTGGAATAATTCGAGATATAATATCTATCTCAACTACAGTCTTAAGCTAGGTATTATTATAAAAAGTGGGGAACAGGAGAAAATAAAATGAGTTATAATCCAAGAGTTGATATTAAACAACGCATGCATAATCAAAAGCTTTATTACTGCAACGATGAAGGTATTTTAAATGAGCAAGCGCAGCAGTTAGAACTTCTGTATGACTTTAATCATACGAGACCAAGCGAGCAGAAAAAAAGGGACGAGCTGTTAAAGAAAATGTTTAAAGAGATTGGGGTAGATTGCTATATTGAGCCGCCTTTACATAGTAACTGGGGCGGTAAAAATGTTCGATTTGGAAACGGAGTATATGCGAATTTCAACCTAACGCTCGTTGATGACACCGATATTTATGTGGGCGACAACGTCATGTTTGGACCAAATGTCATTGTGTCTGCTGGGACGCATCCGATTCATCCAGAGCTCCGCAGAAAGCAAGCGCAGTTTAACGTACCGATACATATTGGAAATAACGTCTGGATTGGCGCTCAGGCCGTCATTCTTCCAGGCGTACGCATTGGGGATAATTCCGTTATTGGCGCTGGGAGTATCGTGACAAAAGATATACCAGCGAATGTAGTGGCGGTAGGGAATCCGTGCAAAGTGGTACGCGAAATCAATGAACGGGACATGACGTATTATTACCGAGATATGGAGATTGATCTCGATTAGTTCATGACATAGGATAGATTCTTTTACTAACGCTTCTTTTTTGTTAAAATATGGATAATAACACACTGATGAGAGGTGAACGAAATGGGTAAAGAAAAGGAACGTTTCGAATACACCACTGAAAGACGAAGACAACAAGAGTTAAAAAGAAACGCTTCCTTTAGCCAAGGTTTTAACCGCGCTACTAATGGAAGTTTAATTGACTTAGTGAATGGACTAGGGTGGAAAGGCTTGGGCATTTTAATTCTACTCCTGCTTGTTGTCTTTACTGCCTTTATCTTGTTTTAAAAGGAAGCTTTAAAAACGAAGGAATACGTTTGCTATTTCTTCGTTTTTACTTGTTAACAAGCCTAGTGAAGCATTATCCTAAGTTACACGTAGAAACGTTTTATCTATCGTATACAGAAAGAACAATGATGGAGGTACAATCGATGTACGTGACAATTGCAGATTTTAGTAGAGAATGGAATTGGGAGGCGACGCTCACTCAAAAGGTTTTGAAGGGGTTAACGGACGATTCATTGAATCAAAAGGTTTATCCAGAAGGGCGTACGTTAGGAAGAATTGCTTGGCATTTTACAATAAATATTCCAGACTATTTAGCCCACTTTGGTCTAAAAGTAGAAGGAATAGAACAGACAAAAGACGTTCCTACCTCAGCAAAAGAAATAGTGGAAGCATTTGAAAAGATAAGCTCGTCTGCAATAAAAACCATTGAACAGCAGTGGACAGATGAATCTTTACAGAAAGTGCAAATGGCATTTGGGCGGGAAGAAACAAATGCCCAAATTTTAATGGGGCTTATTAAGCACATTATTCATCATCGCGGTCAGGTTACAATCCTTATGCGACAAGCTGGAATTAAGCCCTTTGGCGTTTACG includes:
- a CDS encoding ABC transporter ATP-binding protein: MIKINQLSKNFNNGKGIFDLSFEVKKGEVFGFLGPNGAGKSTTIRNLIGFTKPTSGEAFIGGFNCWTESDRIQKITGYLPGEIAFIDNMNGLQFLKLIGDMKGIKDTMKRDELIRRLQFDVKTPIRKMSKGMKQKVGIVAAFMHQPEVLILDEPTSGLDPLMQQIFIELVLEEKRKGTTILMSSHMFQEVEKTCDRVAIIKDGKLVSIENVHDLRTHQRKVIEVTADSQESIAFLRKSNLLIENISDLTASIVVQGDYNNFIQILSCIGVMNIQVRNMDLEDLFMHYYNPTKLASTFNKKELIAK
- a CDS encoding alpha/beta fold hydrolase; translated protein: MPKVQANGIFINYEVRGEGEPLLLLHGLGASWKMWVPQIDYLSRYFKLIMIDMRGHGQTSKYFPNNKYNTLLLAEDIKFFLDALGIKKVNMLGVSQGAVVAQLFAIKNSSYIKKLILSNSYSEIPTKLSKWVLGASNLVIQALPYNTVVELMLKVYKNDEYTKKILRNSFSFDKKMLLSAKKSTFPTHTSELTHISCSTLVMGGNQKVMGVDEKKASQIIFNQIPNATLALFSDAFDPLSTMKKDIFNEMVMCFITDNDFKSYPNVQFFYH
- a CDS encoding 3-oxoacyl-ACP synthase III family protein, giving the protein MRKKNVIQNVGILATGKYLPTRVMTNKEWENIVDTSDDWIVNKLGIHERRIAASEDVTSDLGVRAIQDAVRRAGISLDEIDLLISGSNTPDHQSPQLATMIMKKLGMRNTPGFDVRSGGCSSGVFSLEVGAKFIRDGTYRTVAVVIPEINSRVVSWKDRSTCVILGDGAGCYILRATKDHTGILHTELGSEPSGYFSAYVPAGGNALPLTKENVEDGLQYFHMTGPDIYKFGTEIIPKLALSLTNSINTSLEDVDLFLTHQANMNIIKKGLDDLGVPFEKALINVDRYGNMAGANLPVALTEAIDAGILTPGKLIYLIVFGAGLSYGSMAIRWCSPEDFI
- a CDS encoding 3-oxoacyl-[acyl-carrier-protein] synthase III C-terminal domain-containing protein encodes the protein MIENTIGIRAVGSFIPKTTKKMVSPSGDHVSIRVATKHETPYKMGADSILDMVKKAEVLLEELEGQYFFFNEESYGDYLFQMHGRQIMDIVGVNRITSFNLLQGGSSSLMLVKLLMNHLIANTNVRFGIVGSPQSWEYHSQNRQLGNAILGDGAASLILEKGYQRNRILSIATKTLGKYHDVLFNEVGGWKSPIADGPCKEGKFIYKIQNLPHYKEVEESNFLILQNVMGEALQKAHLSFSDISLFAIHSPTRLHHDRFAKHFEISEEMIIDSAEEYGFMCSAGILLSIGTILENKDLKIGTKVMVSSFGVDGNWAVMIIEI
- a CDS encoding ABC transporter permease subunit, giving the protein MNFHLLKANIKSQSKNLSTYALGSLMYLWILIWVFPSIVSTKGINELINSLPDNFLQATGLEGGITELNSYLAGEYYGLIFLLLLTIFSIVVSTQLVAQLVDRGAMAYLLTTPSSRVRVVTTQAVTLIIGLVTVVLFNYVGGIVGASLFLEKHQINTSVFLKINIMGGMLFLLVCAYSFFFSCVLNDEKYAMGASAGLTLFFYGLDMFGKLSEDLEWLRNISIFGLFRPQEIVAGKYEIGTSSILLLLASLVTFILSIVLFKKRDLPL
- a CDS encoding 3-oxoacyl-ACP synthase III family protein, translating into MSKPKHSAKIIGTGAYVPNKVLTNFDLEKLMDTSDEWIQEKYGIKERRIVSESDEQNISDLSYKSAVKALESANLKPEDLDLIIIASIHSDIKSPATACILQGMLGAKNAVAFDMNIGGCPNAVFAMTTALNFLDGERFKRALVICTEIYSRFIDWSYRNTACFLGDGSGAVILESCDKEEGVLAYNLYTDGTKHNKAWWPGGGTKLVPENEQTPHIEGRDVWEFGNTATPNVIVETVSDAGLEMEEVDFVIFHQANVNIINNVMDLIGLPHEKTYMNNYKYGNTGGASSLIALDEAISLGKIVRGDKLAICSYGAGLAWGSMVMNY
- a CDS encoding 3-oxoacyl-[acyl-carrier-protein] synthase III C-terminal domain-containing protein, whose product is MSQSIGISGIGVSLPENLVSTWDVLAPAAKIRETLKERLGCNYVPLATSEENPMLFSLKAAKEAMNEASVIPEEVDFIIANSLSNDYEKWQSSAFLAYELGCINASTIDVYGGCNTTGAAYHMAIDMIKADEEINTVLIALTEHLGGGTFPQFIGDGACALVIQRGSTNLVSLEYVNLNETMPSLGVMKEGGVIMPFSKDTSFDGGWEDQVDFNVEKYKTELKPIFSQISTKPILELCKKFGISVHELDMLFIVHQQAHYHLSIANLLGIKPSKVPIQYIENLGHISGFDIFISLKLAIQDGLVKKGDLLGMMAMGLGEWHAFLLRY
- a CDS encoding 3-oxoacyl-ACP synthase III family protein, encoding MKHVGISSIATYIPTNKYSTHNLVKKGFMQERVYNKIGVKEVPIGEEQETPTEMAIKAGRKLLLQENVDFQEINLLVYVGATPPDFLLWSAAAKITHELNLKNCFSFEIQLGCGGLQAAFQAIKAMMLSNDKWTKALVVTADKWGPYTKERSGAGLIFGDSAAAALLEKGNNVLNRFICFHGHTDGQFHSLGHLSSGTTYTKRLMNQYPDLVENQYSIIDGSTIPLLNEVNVANYKKVATQVLSDSKWELEDVSCIILPSGRRDLMERIIQELSLSVEKTNMPFLAQQGDLGAPGLLVDLENILNCHNLKKGDKILILSAGVGITWMALTLQV
- a CDS encoding sugar O-acetyltransferase — protein: MSYNPRVDIKQRMHNQKLYYCNDEGILNEQAQQLELLYDFNHTRPSEQKKRDELLKKMFKEIGVDCYIEPPLHSNWGGKNVRFGNGVYANFNLTLVDDTDIYVGDNVMFGPNVIVSAGTHPIHPELRRKQAQFNVPIHIGNNVWIGAQAVILPGVRIGDNSVIGAGSIVTKDIPANVVAVGNPCKVVREINERDMTYYYRDMEIDLD
- a CDS encoding 3-oxoacyl-ACP synthase III family protein: MEDVVGVLGVSVYLPPRKDISDLVNTGQLSSEKFNRIGVLSVPVSVNEIGSDLAIKAGKEVLYKTNISPDEIDILVYVGSAMPDYQVWLPSARVCNELNIKNAFGFDLNMGCGSYQAAIKFISEALKNNEKWKTALLVSGDNFDHLTTNRETNEVIMGDAGAAIILQKGYKHNVFFGYEAITRGYYHDLTFYTGFTPAATKFVEDNPKVKPNLWTFARSEKMNDLLKENVPNYINMANRVLKDQGLTIQDISYVIVPTGRLDLMKKIVDELGFPREKTNIQFLSDLGDCASSSFAIDVNNILEHFKPHPGEYTLCIGAGLGISWMASIIKH
- a CDS encoding LLM class flavin-dependent oxidoreductase, with translation MKYSIFSLADHYEDSSIHLQSHYKQVQEQIELADQLNYNTFWLAEHHFQNVHGSIMSPAVFLSSVSKTTHNIGLGTAVSVLPLHNPIRVAEDFAMLDLLSGGRMRFAVGSGYLQHEFKGFGVEFSDRISMLNEGMDLILQLWTEEQVDFIGEYYKFSGSLNARPTRNMKKPLVATVRKEAVEAMGKKGMPIFISSLSVKKFEQVKTMVETYREFYQQNHHSDKNHDISYCLNIVLDHDEHVAKQMGFKALQKLFDYREVKRTPENFMESGLCFFGTPQQAVKLISSYEKSGITELVLSVSFGNITHQAACNTMNLFSKEVVPLLEIEQLSLQS